In Mycolicibacterium gadium, the genomic window GCACTACTACCTCGCCGACGAAATCGTGATGGACCCGGCGTTGGACTGGCTGGCCGACCGCAACGCGCAGCGCCCCATCACCGAGCGGGTACTGCCTGCCGTGCTGCAGCTCAAGGCAGTCGCGCTGGCGGCGCAACGGTTCGGCGAATTCAGCGGATTCTGGCGAGATGAGGCTTTCGAATCCGCGCCGAATGTCCATGTCGGTGTGGCGATTTCGCTGCGCGGCGGCGGTCTGGTAGCTCCGGCGATCCACGACGTCGCCGACCGTAAGGTCGACGAGCTGATGGCCGACCTCACAGATCTGGTGTCCCGCGCCAGGACGTTCTCGTTGCGCAGTTCGGAGATGTCCGATCCCACCATCACCGTGACCAACCTGGGCGACCAGGGCGTCGCGGCGGTATTCGGGGTGATCTACCCGCCGCAGGTCGCGCTGGTGGGATTCGGCAAGCCGGCGCAACGGGTGGTCGCGATCGATGGCGGCATCCGCATCGCCACGACCGTGCACGTATCCTTGGCGGCTGACCACCGAGCCAGCGATGGGCACCGCGGGGCGCTGTTCCTCGCCGCGATCAACGAATTACTGCAACAGCCGGAGCTATTGGAGAGGTGAGCACCCATGACTATCGACAATGATGTTCGCGGGGAGATCCTGTCGGTGTTGACGACGATCGCCCCCGAGGTCGAGGCCGACGACATCACGGACGATGCGCTGCTACGCGACCAGGTCGATCTCGACTCGATGGATTGGCTGAACTTCCTTGTCGGCGTGCACAAACGACTGAACGTAGACGTCGCGGAGAGTGACTACGCGTCACTTCGCACCCTGTCAGACGTGGTGCTCTACGTCGAAGCCCGCACGCTTCAGCAGAGCTGAACACGGGCGGATCGCGCAGGCCCTCCGGCACCCGGCAAGGGGACCAACGACTCTGCTGACGCGAACACGCCGGACGTAGCGTCAAGCACTGACACGTCGGAATTATCGAGGAGGGACGCCATGGACTGGCCGACCGCAGTGGTCCTGATCGCCGTCATCATCGCCGTGATGGCGATCGTGACCACGTATATCACCAGCCGCTCCTCCAAGAAGTAGACGGGACTTCAAATGTCACAGGGCAAAGCGAAATACGGGATCTTGGTCGGGGTTGACGGATCACCGGAGTCCGAGGCTGCGATACGCTGGGCCACCGAGGAGGCCGTCCTGCACGACCAACCTCTCACTCTGATGCATGCCATCCCGCCCGTGCGCGTCAGCTGGCCGGTGGGTTATCTGGAGACGAGTTTCGTCGCATCTCAAGAGGCGAGCGCCCGCGAGGTTATTGAGAAGGCGCAGAAGATAGTTCAGGCGAGCGCGCGCGATTCACAGCCACCACCTGTCCGAACCGAGACGAGACATACGGACGCCCCGTCGGCATTGGTCATCGGGTCGCGCAACGCATACATGACCGTCGCCGGCAGCCGGGGTATGGGCGCTCTCGGCCGCGCCTTTTTGGGTTCAGTCAGCAGCGGTCTGGTTCACCACGGGCATGGTCCGGTCGCGATCATCCATGCCGACGACGCCAAGACACCCGACGGTGAGTTGCCTGTCTTGCTCGGCATCGACGGATCACCCAGTTCGGAGGATGCAACGGCACTGGCATTCGACGAGGCATCACGGCGAGGCGTGGATCTTGTGGCGCTGCACGCATGGAGTGATGTGGGCGTGCTCCCCGTCCTCGGAATGGACTGGCACCGGTACGAAGATGAAGGACACGAGATACTGGCCGAACGCCTGGCCGGCTGGCAGGAGCAGTATCCAGACGTCCGTATCCAGCGCCGAATCGTTTGCGATCAACCTGCGCGCTGGCTGGTAGACGAATCGCAGAAGGCTCAGCTCGTCGTGGTCGGTAGCCACGGGCGCGGTGGCTTCAGCGGCATGATGCTGGGCTCCGTCGGCGTAAAGGTGGCCCAGGCCTCCCACGCTCCGGTGATCGTGATCCGGCCCCGGTGACGCCCGAGATGCCCACCGACACAGAGCCCGTCATCGTCGGTGTGGACGGCACGACGGCATCGCGAGGGGCAGCGCGCTGGGCGGCCGCGGTGGCCAAGAGGTTCGGCGCGCCTCTCGAGATCGTCAACGGTCGCCACGCCACGGGCCGGCCACTGACCGACGCCGCGGCAGCGCTGTTGGCAGCGGCGGTCACCGCCCAGCGCGAGTCCGCTGAAACGATGCTCAAATCCGTCGAGGAGGAGATACGCGGCGACTTCGGTTCGCTCAACATCACCACGATTCTTTCCGACGAACCAACAGACGTTCTCCTGACGGAGCGGAGCCGTCACGCGCGGTTTGTAGTTCTCGGGTCCGAAGACGTGACTCCCGCGGCCGCATTGATGATCGGATCGACAACGCTTGCCGTCTCGGCACATTCAACCTGTCCTGTGATCGCGTGGCGCGGGAGCAATGCGGCGCCGACCGACCAGCCCGTCGTGCTCGGCGTCGACTATGAGCACACCGGCGCGAACGCATTCAAGGCCGCCTTCGAGTTCGCAGACCGATTCGGGTTGGCACTCAACGCCGTCCACGCATGGTCCGAATTCCGCCCACCGGTGGACGCCATCACCCCGTACGGTGTGGACTGGGATGCTCTGGAAGCCCTCCGGTGGCAGAGCCTCTTGAACGTGCTCGACCCGTGGACCGAGCTGTATCCGAACGTCGTGGTGACCCTCTTCGTCGAGACCGAGAGTGCCGGTAAGGCCCTCATGCACCACGTGCAGGATGCACAACTCGTCGTGGTTGGCAACCGAGGTCGCAATGCCCTCGCGGGTGCACTCCTTGGCTCCACCAGCCTCAACCTGCTGCACCACTGCCCTGTACCGGTGATGTTGTGCCACAACGCACCCGAGGGACAGTAACATCGTGGCAGGAGTCCGGTTGTGTGCACGTCCGTACCAAAATGTTGTAGCACCAGTCCTTCGCGTCAGCGCTGACGTGCGACCAGGACCGGGGACGGTGCATCCTTCGCCAAGGCGGAGCTGACCGAACCGAGCAGCATCTCGGCGATCGCGCCACGCCCGCGGTTTCCGACCACGACAAGTTGCGCTGTTTCAGACTGCTCCAGCAGACGGCGCGCCGGGTCCTCGAATTCGACCACTACGCGCACGTTGACCTCCGGGTACCGGTATTTCCATGCGGCAATGGATTCGGCGAGAGTCTCCTCAGCCACACGTCGGAGATCCGACCGTTCCATCCTCAATGGTGAAACGTCGGCGTTCCACAGGACGCGCAATGCGACCAGATCCACTGCCCTCCAGGAAGCTTCGTCGAACGCAATCGCCAAGGCCGACTCCGAAGCCTGCGAACCGTCGACCCCCACC contains:
- a CDS encoding acyl carrier protein, which encodes MTIDNDVRGEILSVLTTIAPEVEADDITDDALLRDQVDLDSMDWLNFLVGVHKRLNVDVAESDYASLRTLSDVVLYVEARTLQQS
- a CDS encoding universal stress protein yields the protein MSQGKAKYGILVGVDGSPESEAAIRWATEEAVLHDQPLTLMHAIPPVRVSWPVGYLETSFVASQEASAREVIEKAQKIVQASARDSQPPPVRTETRHTDAPSALVIGSRNAYMTVAGSRGMGALGRAFLGSVSSGLVHHGHGPVAIIHADDAKTPDGELPVLLGIDGSPSSEDATALAFDEASRRGVDLVALHAWSDVGVLPVLGMDWHRYEDEGHEILAERLAGWQEQYPDVRIQRRIVCDQPARWLVDESQKAQLVVVGSHGRGGFSGMMLGSVGVKVAQASHAPVIVIRPR
- a CDS encoding universal stress protein encodes the protein MPTDTEPVIVGVDGTTASRGAARWAAAVAKRFGAPLEIVNGRHATGRPLTDAAAALLAAAVTAQRESAETMLKSVEEEIRGDFGSLNITTILSDEPTDVLLTERSRHARFVVLGSEDVTPAAALMIGSTTLAVSAHSTCPVIAWRGSNAAPTDQPVVLGVDYEHTGANAFKAAFEFADRFGLALNAVHAWSEFRPPVDAITPYGVDWDALEALRWQSLLNVLDPWTELYPNVVVTLFVETESAGKALMHHVQDAQLVVVGNRGRNALAGALLGSTSLNLLHHCPVPVMLCHNAPEGQ